The Maniola hyperantus chromosome 2, iAphHyp1.2, whole genome shotgun sequence genome includes a region encoding these proteins:
- the LpR1 gene encoding very low-density lipoprotein receptor isoform X10: protein MWWVFWLTSCSLFLSSEASLYDYDYDTYTRTNQYASSESRTCTTSEFRCKTGRCIPMLWRCDNEKDCSDGSDEEPSICKVEACGPEEFTCRGKRGECVPLTWMCDDNVDCSDGSDEKACNETCRSDEFTCGNSKCIQQRWVCDGDDDCGDGSDEVKCPTPTCQAHSHFTCTDGHCITARWKCDGDIDCPDGSDEAKCPSPPVVISPCIATEFECKDRMTCVHRAWVCDGDRDCPDGGDESPEICHGNHTCRLDQFQCKDRSCIPGAFYCNGEKDCPDGSDEVNCTRPKPVCDKKTEFDCGGGMCIPLSKVCDKHPDCPNFEDEPTNRCGEDECAKNNGGCTQRCVDTPVGYYCDCEKGYKLTDNKTCEDIDECLDPGACSQICINEKGTFKCECHSGYARDPRDRTRCKATEGHPSLLFARRFDIRKISLDHHEMVAIVNETKSATALDYVFRTGMIFWSDVIEEKIYKAPIDEGSQRTVVIGDQLITSDGLAVDWIYNHLYWTDTGKNHIELSDLQGNMRKILIRDKLEEPRAIALNPIDGWMYWTDWGQVPKIERAGMDGSHRQTIVSYDVKWPNGLTLDLVRKRVYWVDAKLNTISSCNYDGTARRVVLYSTDFLRHPFSITTFEDWVYWTDWDKTAVYRANKFNGKEVEAITSTHALQNPMVIHVYHPYRQPDGVNHCAAVNGHCSHLCLPAPRIGPNSPKVSCSCPNGLRLMPDNQMCVEDNVPETTNKAGSGISSSGRDASVVAGIVVAVISGIIILGALIAVVMYRHYVHRNVTSMNFDNPVYRKTTENQFALEQNGYAPGSKLYPSTVGEESQEPLNTPGTNDFV from the exons AAGTGGAGGCTTGCGGTCCCGAAGAATTCACATGCAGAGGGAAAAGAGGCGAATGCGTGCCTCTCACTTGGATGTGCGACGACAACGTGGATTGCTCTGATGGGTCCGATGAAAAAGCATGCA ATGAAACATGTCGATCGGACGAGTTCACGTGCGGCAACAGCAAGTGCATACAGCAGAGATGGGTGTGCGATGGCGACGACGACTGTGGCGATGGCAGCGATGAAGTAAAGTGCCCCACTCCCACTTGCCAGGCGCATAGCCACTTCACCTGCACGGATGGACACTGTATCACGGCACGGTGGAAGTGCGACGGAGACATCGACTGTCCTGATGGAAGCGATGAAGCG aaaTGTCCGTCGCCGCCAGTAGTGATATCACCATGCATTGCCACGGAATTCGAGTGTAAAGATCGCATGACATGCGTACACAGGGCGTGGGTGTGTGATGGGGATCGTGACTGTCCCGACGGTGGGGACGAATCCCCTGAAATCTGCCACGGAAACCACACGTGCAGGCTAGACCAGTTCCAGTGCAAAGATCGCAGTTGCATTCCTGGAGCGTTCTATTGTAATGGAGAAAAAGACTGTCCGGATGGCAGCGATGAAGTAAACTGCA CCCGACCAAAACCAGTGTGCGATAAGAAGACAGAATTCGACTGCGGTGGCGGAATGTGCATACCGCTATCCAAGGTATGCGACAAGCATCCAGACTGTCCAAACTTTGAAGACGAGCCTACTAACCGATGTGGAGAAGACGAATGTGCCAAAAACAACGGCGGATGTACGCAAAGATGCGTAGATACGCCTGTTGGATACTACTGTGATTGCGAAAAGGGGTACAAGCTGACTGACAACAAAACTTGTGAAG ATATTGACGAATGCTTAGATCCGGGAGCCTGTTCTCAAATCTGTATTAATGAAAAGGGCACATTCAAATGCGAGTGCCATTCTGGCTACGCAAGGGACCCAAGGGATAGAACCCGCTGCAAGGCGACTGAAGGCCATCCCTCACTTCTATTCGCAAGACGTTTTGATATAAGAAAGATCAGCCTGGATCATCACGAAATGGTGGCCATAGTAAATGAGACAAAATCAGCTACTGCTCTTGATTACGTCTTCAGAACCGGCATGATCTTCTGGAGTGATGTCATAGAAGAAAAGATTTATAA GGCTCCAATAGACGAAGGCAGTCAGCGGACGGTCGTGATAGGCGATCAGCTCATCACTTCAGACGGACTTGCGGTGGACTGGATATATAACCATCTCTACTGGACGGACACTGGCAAGAACCACATTGAGCTATCTGATCTGCAGGGAAACATGAGGAAGATCCTCATCCGGGACAAGCTTGAAGAGCCACGTGCGATTGCACTGAATCCGATTGACGG ATGGATGTACTGGACCGACTGGGGACAGGTGCCCAAGATCGAGCGTGCTGGTATGGACGGCTCACACAGACAAACCATAGTGTCCTACGACGTCAAATGGCCTAATGGGCTCACGTTAGATCTAGTGAGAAAAAGAGTGTACTGG GTCGATGCGAAACTGAACACAATTTCATCGTGCAACTACGACGGCACAGCTCGACGCGTCGTCCTCTACTCCACAGACTTCCTGCGACACCCGTTTTCCATCACCACCTTTGAGGACTGGGTGTATTGGACCGACTGGGACAAGACGGCTGTTTACCGCGCCAACAAATTCAATGGAAAGGAGGTTGAAGCGATAACATCTACGCATGCG CTTCAAAATCCGATGGTGATTCACGTGTACCATCCGTACCGGCAACCCGATGGTGTGAACCACTGCGCAGCAGTCAACGGCCACTGTTCACATTTGTGCCTGCCAGCGCCTCGGATAGGCCCCAACTCGCCCAAAGTTTCCTGCTCCTGCCCCAACGGTTTACGCCTTATGCCTGACAACCAGATGTGCGTCGAAGACA ATGTCCCAGAAACAACAAACAAGGCAGGGTCGGGGATCTCAAGCAGTGGACGCGACGCAAGTGTGGTCGCGGGCATAGTCGTTGCAGTAATCTCAGGAATAATAATACTCGGAGCTTTG ATCGCGGTTGTCATGTATCGACATTACGTGCATCGTAATGTCACTTCTATGAACTTCGACAACCCCGTGTACCGCAAAACTACAGAAAACCAGTTCGCGCTTGAACAGAATGGCTACGCACCTGGCAGCAAATTATATCCAAGTACAGTGGGAGAAGAG AGTCAAGAGCCGCTCAATACACCTGGTACAAATGACTTTGTATAG
- the LpR1 gene encoding very low-density lipoprotein receptor isoform X6, whose translation MWWVFWLTSCSLFLSSEASLYDYDYDTYTRTNQYASSESRTCTTSEFRCKTGRCIPMLWRCDNEKDCSDGSDEEPSICKVEACGPEEFTCRGKRGECVPLTWMCDDNVDCSDGSDEKACNETCRSDEFTCGNSKCIQQRWVCDGDDDCGDGSDEVKCPTPTCQAHSHFTCTDGHCITARWKCDGDIDCPDGSDEAKCPSPPVVISPCIATEFECKDRMTCVHRAWVCDGDRDCPDGGDESPEICHGNHTCRLDQFQCKDRSCIPGAFYCNGEKDCPDGSDEVNCTRPKPVCDKKTEFDCGGGMCIPLSKVCDKHPDCPNFEDEPTNRCGEDECAKNNGGCTQRCVDTPVGYYCDCEKGYKLTDNKTCEDIDECLDPGACSQICINEKGTFKCECHSGYARDPRDRTRCKATEGHPSLLFARRFDIRKISLDHHEMVAIVNETKSATALDYVFRTGMIFWSDVIEEKIYKAPIDEGSQRTVVIGDQLITSDGLAVDWIYNHLYWTDTGKNHIELSDLQGNMRKILIRDKLEEPRAIALNPIDGWMYWTDWGQVPKIERAGMDGSHRQTIVSYDVKWPNGLTLDLVRKRVYWVDAKLNTISSCNYDGTARRVVLYSTDFLRHPFSITTFEDWVYWTDWDKTAVYRANKFNGKEVEAITSTHALQNPMVIHVYHPYRQPDGVNHCAAVNGHCSHLCLPAPRIGPNSPKVSCSCPNGLRLMPDNQMCVEDNTLIPEVEVHKPANGSEKSVVIEEKPKPNVPETTNKAGSGISSSGRDASVVAGIVVAVISGIIILGALIAVVMYRHYVHRNVTSMNFDNPVYRKTTENQFALEQNGYAPGSKLYPSTVGEESQEPLNTPGTNDFV comes from the exons AAGTGGAGGCTTGCGGTCCCGAAGAATTCACATGCAGAGGGAAAAGAGGCGAATGCGTGCCTCTCACTTGGATGTGCGACGACAACGTGGATTGCTCTGATGGGTCCGATGAAAAAGCATGCA ATGAAACATGTCGATCGGACGAGTTCACGTGCGGCAACAGCAAGTGCATACAGCAGAGATGGGTGTGCGATGGCGACGACGACTGTGGCGATGGCAGCGATGAAGTAAAGTGCCCCACTCCCACTTGCCAGGCGCATAGCCACTTCACCTGCACGGATGGACACTGTATCACGGCACGGTGGAAGTGCGACGGAGACATCGACTGTCCTGATGGAAGCGATGAAGCG aaaTGTCCGTCGCCGCCAGTAGTGATATCACCATGCATTGCCACGGAATTCGAGTGTAAAGATCGCATGACATGCGTACACAGGGCGTGGGTGTGTGATGGGGATCGTGACTGTCCCGACGGTGGGGACGAATCCCCTGAAATCTGCCACGGAAACCACACGTGCAGGCTAGACCAGTTCCAGTGCAAAGATCGCAGTTGCATTCCTGGAGCGTTCTATTGTAATGGAGAAAAAGACTGTCCGGATGGCAGCGATGAAGTAAACTGCA CCCGACCAAAACCAGTGTGCGATAAGAAGACAGAATTCGACTGCGGTGGCGGAATGTGCATACCGCTATCCAAGGTATGCGACAAGCATCCAGACTGTCCAAACTTTGAAGACGAGCCTACTAACCGATGTGGAGAAGACGAATGTGCCAAAAACAACGGCGGATGTACGCAAAGATGCGTAGATACGCCTGTTGGATACTACTGTGATTGCGAAAAGGGGTACAAGCTGACTGACAACAAAACTTGTGAAG ATATTGACGAATGCTTAGATCCGGGAGCCTGTTCTCAAATCTGTATTAATGAAAAGGGCACATTCAAATGCGAGTGCCATTCTGGCTACGCAAGGGACCCAAGGGATAGAACCCGCTGCAAGGCGACTGAAGGCCATCCCTCACTTCTATTCGCAAGACGTTTTGATATAAGAAAGATCAGCCTGGATCATCACGAAATGGTGGCCATAGTAAATGAGACAAAATCAGCTACTGCTCTTGATTACGTCTTCAGAACCGGCATGATCTTCTGGAGTGATGTCATAGAAGAAAAGATTTATAA GGCTCCAATAGACGAAGGCAGTCAGCGGACGGTCGTGATAGGCGATCAGCTCATCACTTCAGACGGACTTGCGGTGGACTGGATATATAACCATCTCTACTGGACGGACACTGGCAAGAACCACATTGAGCTATCTGATCTGCAGGGAAACATGAGGAAGATCCTCATCCGGGACAAGCTTGAAGAGCCACGTGCGATTGCACTGAATCCGATTGACGG ATGGATGTACTGGACCGACTGGGGACAGGTGCCCAAGATCGAGCGTGCTGGTATGGACGGCTCACACAGACAAACCATAGTGTCCTACGACGTCAAATGGCCTAATGGGCTCACGTTAGATCTAGTGAGAAAAAGAGTGTACTGG GTCGATGCGAAACTGAACACAATTTCATCGTGCAACTACGACGGCACAGCTCGACGCGTCGTCCTCTACTCCACAGACTTCCTGCGACACCCGTTTTCCATCACCACCTTTGAGGACTGGGTGTATTGGACCGACTGGGACAAGACGGCTGTTTACCGCGCCAACAAATTCAATGGAAAGGAGGTTGAAGCGATAACATCTACGCATGCG CTTCAAAATCCGATGGTGATTCACGTGTACCATCCGTACCGGCAACCCGATGGTGTGAACCACTGCGCAGCAGTCAACGGCCACTGTTCACATTTGTGCCTGCCAGCGCCTCGGATAGGCCCCAACTCGCCCAAAGTTTCCTGCTCCTGCCCCAACGGTTTACGCCTTATGCCTGACAACCAGATGTGCGTCGAAGACA ATACACTAATTCCTGAAGTGGAGGTGCATAAACCTGCTAATGGTTCAGAGAAATCTGTAGTAATTGAGGAAAAGCCTAAGCCCA ATGTCCCAGAAACAACAAACAAGGCAGGGTCGGGGATCTCAAGCAGTGGACGCGACGCAAGTGTGGTCGCGGGCATAGTCGTTGCAGTAATCTCAGGAATAATAATACTCGGAGCTTTG ATCGCGGTTGTCATGTATCGACATTACGTGCATCGTAATGTCACTTCTATGAACTTCGACAACCCCGTGTACCGCAAAACTACAGAAAACCAGTTCGCGCTTGAACAGAATGGCTACGCACCTGGCAGCAAATTATATCCAAGTACAGTGGGAGAAGAG AGTCAAGAGCCGCTCAATACACCTGGTACAAATGACTTTGTATAG
- the LpR1 gene encoding very low-density lipoprotein receptor isoform X8: MWWVFWLTSCSLFLSSEASLYDYDYDTYTRTNQYASSESRTCTTSEFRCKTGRCIPMLWRCDNEKDCSDGSDEEPSICNETCRSDEFTCGNSKCIQQRWVCDGDDDCGDGSDEVKCPTPTCQAHSHFTCTDGHCITARWKCDGDIDCPDGSDEAKCPSPPVVISPCIATEFECKDRMTCVHRAWVCDGDRDCPDGGDESPEICHGNHTCRLDQFQCKDRSCIPGAFYCNGEKDCPDGSDEVNCTRPKPVCDKKTEFDCGGGMCIPLSKVCDKHPDCPNFEDEPTNRCGEDECAKNNGGCTQRCVDTPVGYYCDCEKGYKLTDNKTCEDIDECLDPGACSQICINEKGTFKCECHSGYARDPRDRTRCKATEGHPSLLFARRFDIRKISLDHHEMVAIVNETKSATALDYVFRTGMIFWSDVIEEKIYKAPIDEGSQRTVVIGDQLITSDGLAVDWIYNHLYWTDTGKNHIELSDLQGNMRKILIRDKLEEPRAIALNPIDGWMYWTDWGQVPKIERAGMDGSHRQTIVSYDVKWPNGLTLDLVRKRVYWVDAKLNTISSCNYDGTARRVVLYSTDFLRHPFSITTFEDWVYWTDWDKTAVYRANKFNGKEVEAITSTHALQNPMVIHVYHPYRQPDGVNHCAAVNGHCSHLCLPAPRIGPNSPKVSCSCPNGLRLMPDNQMCVEDNTLIPEVEVHKPANGSEKSVVIEEKPKPNVPETTNKAGSGISSSGRDASVVAGIVVAVISGIIILGALIAVVMYRHYVHRNVTSMNFDNPVYRKTTENQFALEQNGYAPGSKLYPSTVGEESQEPLNTPGTNDFV; encoded by the exons ATGAAACATGTCGATCGGACGAGTTCACGTGCGGCAACAGCAAGTGCATACAGCAGAGATGGGTGTGCGATGGCGACGACGACTGTGGCGATGGCAGCGATGAAGTAAAGTGCCCCACTCCCACTTGCCAGGCGCATAGCCACTTCACCTGCACGGATGGACACTGTATCACGGCACGGTGGAAGTGCGACGGAGACATCGACTGTCCTGATGGAAGCGATGAAGCG aaaTGTCCGTCGCCGCCAGTAGTGATATCACCATGCATTGCCACGGAATTCGAGTGTAAAGATCGCATGACATGCGTACACAGGGCGTGGGTGTGTGATGGGGATCGTGACTGTCCCGACGGTGGGGACGAATCCCCTGAAATCTGCCACGGAAACCACACGTGCAGGCTAGACCAGTTCCAGTGCAAAGATCGCAGTTGCATTCCTGGAGCGTTCTATTGTAATGGAGAAAAAGACTGTCCGGATGGCAGCGATGAAGTAAACTGCA CCCGACCAAAACCAGTGTGCGATAAGAAGACAGAATTCGACTGCGGTGGCGGAATGTGCATACCGCTATCCAAGGTATGCGACAAGCATCCAGACTGTCCAAACTTTGAAGACGAGCCTACTAACCGATGTGGAGAAGACGAATGTGCCAAAAACAACGGCGGATGTACGCAAAGATGCGTAGATACGCCTGTTGGATACTACTGTGATTGCGAAAAGGGGTACAAGCTGACTGACAACAAAACTTGTGAAG ATATTGACGAATGCTTAGATCCGGGAGCCTGTTCTCAAATCTGTATTAATGAAAAGGGCACATTCAAATGCGAGTGCCATTCTGGCTACGCAAGGGACCCAAGGGATAGAACCCGCTGCAAGGCGACTGAAGGCCATCCCTCACTTCTATTCGCAAGACGTTTTGATATAAGAAAGATCAGCCTGGATCATCACGAAATGGTGGCCATAGTAAATGAGACAAAATCAGCTACTGCTCTTGATTACGTCTTCAGAACCGGCATGATCTTCTGGAGTGATGTCATAGAAGAAAAGATTTATAA GGCTCCAATAGACGAAGGCAGTCAGCGGACGGTCGTGATAGGCGATCAGCTCATCACTTCAGACGGACTTGCGGTGGACTGGATATATAACCATCTCTACTGGACGGACACTGGCAAGAACCACATTGAGCTATCTGATCTGCAGGGAAACATGAGGAAGATCCTCATCCGGGACAAGCTTGAAGAGCCACGTGCGATTGCACTGAATCCGATTGACGG ATGGATGTACTGGACCGACTGGGGACAGGTGCCCAAGATCGAGCGTGCTGGTATGGACGGCTCACACAGACAAACCATAGTGTCCTACGACGTCAAATGGCCTAATGGGCTCACGTTAGATCTAGTGAGAAAAAGAGTGTACTGG GTCGATGCGAAACTGAACACAATTTCATCGTGCAACTACGACGGCACAGCTCGACGCGTCGTCCTCTACTCCACAGACTTCCTGCGACACCCGTTTTCCATCACCACCTTTGAGGACTGGGTGTATTGGACCGACTGGGACAAGACGGCTGTTTACCGCGCCAACAAATTCAATGGAAAGGAGGTTGAAGCGATAACATCTACGCATGCG CTTCAAAATCCGATGGTGATTCACGTGTACCATCCGTACCGGCAACCCGATGGTGTGAACCACTGCGCAGCAGTCAACGGCCACTGTTCACATTTGTGCCTGCCAGCGCCTCGGATAGGCCCCAACTCGCCCAAAGTTTCCTGCTCCTGCCCCAACGGTTTACGCCTTATGCCTGACAACCAGATGTGCGTCGAAGACA ATACACTAATTCCTGAAGTGGAGGTGCATAAACCTGCTAATGGTTCAGAGAAATCTGTAGTAATTGAGGAAAAGCCTAAGCCCA ATGTCCCAGAAACAACAAACAAGGCAGGGTCGGGGATCTCAAGCAGTGGACGCGACGCAAGTGTGGTCGCGGGCATAGTCGTTGCAGTAATCTCAGGAATAATAATACTCGGAGCTTTG ATCGCGGTTGTCATGTATCGACATTACGTGCATCGTAATGTCACTTCTATGAACTTCGACAACCCCGTGTACCGCAAAACTACAGAAAACCAGTTCGCGCTTGAACAGAATGGCTACGCACCTGGCAGCAAATTATATCCAAGTACAGTGGGAGAAGAG AGTCAAGAGCCGCTCAATACACCTGGTACAAATGACTTTGTATAG
- the LpR1 gene encoding very low-density lipoprotein receptor isoform X7, giving the protein MWWVFWLTSCSLFLSSEASLYDYDYDTYTRTNQYASSESRTCTTSEFRCKTGRCIPMLWRCDNEKDCSDGSDEEPSICKTQRTCPEHSFVCADGQCIPGSWHCDDTPDCSDGSDEHNCDETCRSDEFTCGNSKCIQQRWVCDGDDDCGDGSDEVKCPTPTCQAHSHFTCTDGHCITARWKCDGDIDCPDGSDEAKCPSPPVVISPCIATEFECKDRMTCVHRAWVCDGDRDCPDGGDESPEICHGNHTCRLDQFQCKDRSCIPGAFYCNGEKDCPDGSDEVNCTRPKPVCDKKTEFDCGGGMCIPLSKVCDKHPDCPNFEDEPTNRCGEDECAKNNGGCTQRCVDTPVGYYCDCEKGYKLTDNKTCEDIDECLDPGACSQICINEKGTFKCECHSGYARDPRDRTRCKATEGHPSLLFARRFDIRKISLDHHEMVAIVNETKSATALDYVFRTGMIFWSDVIEEKIYKAPIDEGSQRTVVIGDQLITSDGLAVDWIYNHLYWTDTGKNHIELSDLQGNMRKILIRDKLEEPRAIALNPIDGWMYWTDWGQVPKIERAGMDGSHRQTIVSYDVKWPNGLTLDLVRKRVYWVDAKLNTISSCNYDGTARRVVLYSTDFLRHPFSITTFEDWVYWTDWDKTAVYRANKFNGKEVEAITSTHALQNPMVIHVYHPYRQPDGVNHCAAVNGHCSHLCLPAPRIGPNSPKVSCSCPNGLRLMPDNQMCVEDNTLIPEVEVHKPANGSEKSVVIEEKPKPNVPETTNKAGSGISSSGRDASVVAGIVVAVISGIIILGALIAVVMYRHYVHRNVTSMNFDNPVYRKTTENQFALEQNGYAPGSKLYPSTVGEESQEPLNTPGTNDFV; this is encoded by the exons AAACACAACGCACATGTCCCGAACACAGTTTTGTGTGTGCGGACGGGCAATGCATACCCGGCTCGTGGCATTGCGATGATACGCCGGACTGCTCCGACGGCTCAGATGAGCACAACTGTG ATGAAACATGTCGATCGGACGAGTTCACGTGCGGCAACAGCAAGTGCATACAGCAGAGATGGGTGTGCGATGGCGACGACGACTGTGGCGATGGCAGCGATGAAGTAAAGTGCCCCACTCCCACTTGCCAGGCGCATAGCCACTTCACCTGCACGGATGGACACTGTATCACGGCACGGTGGAAGTGCGACGGAGACATCGACTGTCCTGATGGAAGCGATGAAGCG aaaTGTCCGTCGCCGCCAGTAGTGATATCACCATGCATTGCCACGGAATTCGAGTGTAAAGATCGCATGACATGCGTACACAGGGCGTGGGTGTGTGATGGGGATCGTGACTGTCCCGACGGTGGGGACGAATCCCCTGAAATCTGCCACGGAAACCACACGTGCAGGCTAGACCAGTTCCAGTGCAAAGATCGCAGTTGCATTCCTGGAGCGTTCTATTGTAATGGAGAAAAAGACTGTCCGGATGGCAGCGATGAAGTAAACTGCA CCCGACCAAAACCAGTGTGCGATAAGAAGACAGAATTCGACTGCGGTGGCGGAATGTGCATACCGCTATCCAAGGTATGCGACAAGCATCCAGACTGTCCAAACTTTGAAGACGAGCCTACTAACCGATGTGGAGAAGACGAATGTGCCAAAAACAACGGCGGATGTACGCAAAGATGCGTAGATACGCCTGTTGGATACTACTGTGATTGCGAAAAGGGGTACAAGCTGACTGACAACAAAACTTGTGAAG ATATTGACGAATGCTTAGATCCGGGAGCCTGTTCTCAAATCTGTATTAATGAAAAGGGCACATTCAAATGCGAGTGCCATTCTGGCTACGCAAGGGACCCAAGGGATAGAACCCGCTGCAAGGCGACTGAAGGCCATCCCTCACTTCTATTCGCAAGACGTTTTGATATAAGAAAGATCAGCCTGGATCATCACGAAATGGTGGCCATAGTAAATGAGACAAAATCAGCTACTGCTCTTGATTACGTCTTCAGAACCGGCATGATCTTCTGGAGTGATGTCATAGAAGAAAAGATTTATAA GGCTCCAATAGACGAAGGCAGTCAGCGGACGGTCGTGATAGGCGATCAGCTCATCACTTCAGACGGACTTGCGGTGGACTGGATATATAACCATCTCTACTGGACGGACACTGGCAAGAACCACATTGAGCTATCTGATCTGCAGGGAAACATGAGGAAGATCCTCATCCGGGACAAGCTTGAAGAGCCACGTGCGATTGCACTGAATCCGATTGACGG ATGGATGTACTGGACCGACTGGGGACAGGTGCCCAAGATCGAGCGTGCTGGTATGGACGGCTCACACAGACAAACCATAGTGTCCTACGACGTCAAATGGCCTAATGGGCTCACGTTAGATCTAGTGAGAAAAAGAGTGTACTGG GTCGATGCGAAACTGAACACAATTTCATCGTGCAACTACGACGGCACAGCTCGACGCGTCGTCCTCTACTCCACAGACTTCCTGCGACACCCGTTTTCCATCACCACCTTTGAGGACTGGGTGTATTGGACCGACTGGGACAAGACGGCTGTTTACCGCGCCAACAAATTCAATGGAAAGGAGGTTGAAGCGATAACATCTACGCATGCG CTTCAAAATCCGATGGTGATTCACGTGTACCATCCGTACCGGCAACCCGATGGTGTGAACCACTGCGCAGCAGTCAACGGCCACTGTTCACATTTGTGCCTGCCAGCGCCTCGGATAGGCCCCAACTCGCCCAAAGTTTCCTGCTCCTGCCCCAACGGTTTACGCCTTATGCCTGACAACCAGATGTGCGTCGAAGACA ATACACTAATTCCTGAAGTGGAGGTGCATAAACCTGCTAATGGTTCAGAGAAATCTGTAGTAATTGAGGAAAAGCCTAAGCCCA ATGTCCCAGAAACAACAAACAAGGCAGGGTCGGGGATCTCAAGCAGTGGACGCGACGCAAGTGTGGTCGCGGGCATAGTCGTTGCAGTAATCTCAGGAATAATAATACTCGGAGCTTTG ATCGCGGTTGTCATGTATCGACATTACGTGCATCGTAATGTCACTTCTATGAACTTCGACAACCCCGTGTACCGCAAAACTACAGAAAACCAGTTCGCGCTTGAACAGAATGGCTACGCACCTGGCAGCAAATTATATCCAAGTACAGTGGGAGAAGAG AGTCAAGAGCCGCTCAATACACCTGGTACAAATGACTTTGTATAG